Proteins encoded in a region of the Isoalcanivorax pacificus W11-5 genome:
- the metE gene encoding 5-methyltetrahydropteroyltriglutamate--homocysteine S-methyltransferase, which produces MTTLHTLGFPRIGARRELKQAQEAYWAGTLQRSELEHVGRELRARHWAAQAEAGISLLPVGDFAWYDQMLEWNCLLGAVPPRFGQDAGEPVDLDTLFRMARGRAPSGTPAAACEMTKWFDTNYHYIVPELHPSQTYRIARDSLFEQVAEAQAQGHQAKPVIPGPLSWLWLGKGDAYTSAGDSAKLDLLERLVPVYREVLARLADQGVEWVQIDEPILVLDLPDAWQRALLRVYDQLTAGPVKLLLATYFGGLNDNLFTALALPVAGLHLDLVRAPEQLAAVLPRLGDKKILSAGVINGRNIWRTDLDKALALIEPARAQLGERLWLAPSCSLLHVPVDLAHEQKLDAELKGWLSFARQKLDELALLAQALDAPAEAAEALAGQRAAIAARATSPRIHNPAVQAYMAVLDGVSRDRQSPFETRISAQQQALKLPAFPTTTIGSFPQTREIRALRRDLKKGALSEADYDAAIRREIEQCIRYQEEIGIDVLVHGEAERNDMVEYFGELLEGFAFTQNGWVQSYGSRCVKPPVIFGDVSRPQPMTVAWSAYAQSLTDKPVKGMLTGPVTILQWSFVRDDQPRQKTCEQLALALRQEVLDLEDAGIRVIQIDEPALREGLPLRRADWPAYLGWAVDCFRLSTGAVRDDTQTHTHMCYAEFNDIIESIAAMDADVITIETSRSNMELLKAFEDFHYPNDIGPGVYDIHSPNVPEVDWIVGLMQKAAANLPAERLWVNPDCGLKTRGWEETRSALENMVQAARRLRDAG; this is translated from the coding sequence ATGACCACGCTGCACACGCTTGGCTTCCCGCGCATCGGCGCGCGACGCGAACTGAAACAGGCCCAGGAGGCCTACTGGGCCGGCACCCTGCAACGCTCGGAGCTTGAGCATGTGGGCCGCGAACTGCGCGCCCGGCACTGGGCTGCCCAGGCCGAGGCGGGCATCAGCCTGCTGCCGGTGGGCGATTTCGCCTGGTATGACCAGATGCTGGAATGGAACTGCCTGCTCGGCGCCGTGCCGCCGCGCTTCGGCCAGGACGCCGGTGAGCCGGTGGACCTGGACACCCTGTTCCGCATGGCCCGTGGCCGCGCACCCAGTGGCACGCCTGCCGCTGCCTGCGAAATGACCAAGTGGTTCGATACCAACTACCACTACATCGTGCCGGAACTGCACCCGTCGCAGACCTACCGCATCGCCCGCGACAGCCTGTTCGAGCAGGTGGCCGAGGCGCAGGCCCAGGGCCACCAGGCCAAGCCGGTCATTCCCGGCCCGCTGAGCTGGCTGTGGCTGGGCAAGGGCGACGCCTACACCAGCGCCGGCGACAGCGCCAAGCTGGACCTGCTGGAACGGCTGGTGCCGGTGTACCGCGAGGTCTTGGCACGGCTGGCCGACCAGGGCGTGGAATGGGTACAGATCGACGAACCGATTCTGGTGCTGGATCTGCCGGACGCCTGGCAGCGCGCCTTGCTGCGCGTCTATGACCAGCTCACCGCCGGCCCGGTCAAGCTGCTGCTGGCCACCTACTTCGGCGGCCTGAACGACAACCTGTTCACCGCGCTGGCACTGCCGGTAGCCGGCCTGCACCTGGATCTGGTGCGCGCGCCGGAACAGCTTGCGGCAGTGCTGCCCCGGCTGGGCGACAAGAAAATCCTCTCTGCCGGTGTCATCAACGGCCGCAACATATGGCGGACCGATCTGGACAAGGCCCTGGCGCTGATCGAGCCGGCCCGTGCCCAACTGGGGGAACGTTTGTGGCTGGCACCGTCCTGCTCACTGCTGCATGTGCCGGTGGACCTGGCGCATGAACAGAAACTGGATGCGGAACTGAAAGGCTGGCTCAGTTTTGCCCGGCAGAAACTGGACGAGCTGGCGCTGCTTGCGCAGGCGCTGGATGCACCGGCGGAGGCGGCCGAAGCACTGGCCGGCCAACGCGCCGCCATCGCTGCACGCGCCACTTCGCCGCGCATCCACAACCCGGCAGTGCAAGCATACATGGCAGTGCTGGATGGCGTGTCGCGTGATCGCCAGTCGCCGTTCGAGACGCGCATCAGCGCCCAGCAACAGGCGCTGAAACTGCCGGCGTTCCCGACCACCACCATCGGCTCGTTCCCGCAGACCCGGGAAATCCGCGCGCTACGCCGCGACCTGAAAAAAGGCGCCCTGAGCGAGGCCGATTACGACGCCGCCATCCGCCGGGAAATCGAACAGTGCATCCGCTATCAGGAAGAAATCGGCATCGATGTGCTGGTGCACGGCGAAGCCGAGCGTAACGACATGGTGGAATACTTCGGCGAACTGCTGGAGGGCTTTGCCTTCACGCAGAATGGCTGGGTGCAAAGCTACGGCTCGCGCTGCGTAAAACCACCGGTGATCTTCGGCGACGTAAGCCGCCCGCAACCGATGACGGTGGCCTGGAGCGCCTATGCACAGTCGCTGACCGACAAGCCGGTCAAGGGCATGCTCACCGGCCCGGTGACGATCCTGCAATGGTCGTTCGTGCGCGATGACCAGCCGCGCCAGAAAACCTGTGAGCAGCTTGCGCTGGCACTGCGACAGGAAGTGCTCGACCTGGAAGACGCCGGCATCCGCGTGATCCAGATCGACGAACCCGCCCTGCGCGAGGGCCTGCCGCTGCGCCGCGCCGACTGGCCGGCCTACCTCGGCTGGGCAGTGGACTGTTTCCGCCTGAGCACCGGCGCCGTGCGCGATGACACGCAGACGCACACGCACATGTGCTACGCGGAATTCAACGACATCATCGAATCCATCGCCGCCATGGACGCCGACGTGATCACCATCGAAACGTCCCGCTCGAACATGGAACTGTTGAAAGCGTTCGAGGATTTCCACTACCCGAACGACATCGGCCCCGGGGTCTATGACATCCACTCGCCAAACGTGCCGGAGGTGGACTGGATTGTCGGCCTGATGCAGAAAGCCGCCGCCAACCTCCCGGCAGAGCGACTGTGGGTGAACCCGGATTGCGGGCTGAAGACCCGTGGCTGGGAGGAAACCCGCAGCGCACTGGAAAACATGGTGCAGGCTGCCCGCCGCCTGCGCGACGCCGGCTGA
- a CDS encoding LysR family transcriptional regulator has product MLELRHLETLTAIREGGSLVEAAERLHVTQSALSHQLRDLEDRLGLQLLNRRTRPLRFTTAGLRLLGLADEVLPRLRTAERELRRLAAGQTGRLHLAIECHSCFQWLMPALDVFRSQWPDVALDLSAGFSFAPIPALVRGDLDLVITSDPVPMDAVSYIPLFRYELVLAVARDSALAARRHLAPDDLADQTLITYPVERARLDIFTAFLDPAGVEPAAQRTAELTPMMAQLVASGRGVAALPNWALTEYLDQGLLKAVPLGAEGVWRTLYAAVRVEEQHAPYLQDFLAVARELCFRDLSGIRMPRGQGA; this is encoded by the coding sequence ATGTTAGAGCTGCGCCATCTGGAAACCCTCACCGCCATCCGCGAAGGCGGCAGCCTGGTGGAGGCCGCCGAGCGGCTGCATGTCACCCAGTCCGCGCTGTCGCACCAGTTGCGCGACCTGGAAGACCGGCTGGGGCTGCAACTGCTGAACCGGCGCACCCGGCCGCTGCGCTTCACCACCGCCGGGCTGCGGCTGCTGGGGTTGGCGGACGAGGTATTGCCGCGCCTGCGTACCGCCGAGCGCGAACTGCGGCGGCTGGCGGCGGGCCAGACTGGCCGGTTGCACCTGGCCATCGAGTGCCATTCCTGCTTCCAGTGGCTGATGCCGGCGCTGGATGTGTTCCGCAGCCAGTGGCCGGACGTGGCGCTGGACCTGTCGGCGGGGTTTTCCTTTGCCCCGATCCCGGCGCTGGTGCGCGGTGACCTGGACCTGGTGATCACCTCTGACCCGGTGCCGATGGACGCCGTGAGTTATATCCCGCTGTTCCGCTATGAGCTGGTACTGGCCGTGGCCCGCGACAGCGCGCTGGCGGCGCGTCGTCATCTGGCACCGGATGATCTTGCCGACCAGACTTTGATCACCTACCCGGTGGAGCGGGCCCGACTGGATATTTTCACCGCGTTCCTGGACCCCGCCGGCGTCGAACCGGCGGCGCAGCGCACCGCCGAACTGACGCCGATGATGGCGCAGCTGGTGGCCAGTGGCCGGGGCGTGGCGGCGTTGCCGAACTGGGCGCTGACCGAATACCTCGACCAGGGATTGCTGAAGGCCGTGCCACTCGGTGCCGAAGGGGTGTGGCGCACACTGTACGCCGCCGTGCGGGTGGAGGAGCAGCACGCACCCTATCTGCAGGATTTTCTCGCCGTGGCGCGGGAGCTGTGTTTCCGCGACCTGTCCGGCATTCGCATGCCGCGCGGGCAGGGCGCGTAG
- a CDS encoding lipase family protein: protein MATLECRLIHASVACYAIHNGKLDPANPDLQALGLQSGTTPTVFINGPDHINAGFVAETWDNWVVLAIRGTLPPFTGDFWAWVRDWLQDFEAGPTDWIVNGRHFGRVETGFATALHSIWPQVMAALGRIDLSRKQGILITGHSKGAAMTFLAASLLKSQMPHVLVENCCFAAPLTCDAHFRDNYNALGLRPFSVRYQNEYDLVPYLPWWPSLALLAHAEQRDRGATQQLASANWPAAGNNLYVPMGILRYIGPGCAIEYGDKAERDAWDAMKYALEHLEFSRIAAAHSADGRYLHCVCQAGTCATE, encoded by the coding sequence ATGGCCACACTGGAATGTCGCCTGATCCACGCCTCGGTCGCCTGCTACGCGATCCACAATGGCAAGCTCGATCCCGCCAATCCCGATCTGCAGGCGCTGGGCCTGCAATCGGGCACCACGCCCACCGTCTTCATCAACGGCCCTGACCATATCAACGCCGGCTTTGTTGCCGAAACCTGGGACAACTGGGTGGTGCTCGCGATACGCGGCACGCTGCCGCCGTTCACTGGCGATTTCTGGGCCTGGGTGCGCGACTGGCTGCAGGATTTCGAAGCCGGCCCCACCGACTGGATCGTCAACGGCCGGCATTTCGGCCGCGTCGAAACCGGCTTTGCCACCGCGCTGCACAGCATCTGGCCGCAGGTGATGGCGGCACTGGGGCGCATCGACCTCAGCCGCAAGCAGGGCATCCTTATCACTGGCCACTCCAAGGGCGCGGCGATGACGTTCCTGGCGGCGTCATTGCTGAAGTCGCAGATGCCGCACGTGCTGGTTGAAAACTGCTGCTTCGCTGCGCCGCTGACCTGCGACGCGCACTTCCGCGACAACTACAACGCCCTGGGCCTGCGGCCGTTCAGCGTGCGTTACCAGAACGAATACGACCTGGTGCCGTACCTGCCCTGGTGGCCCTCACTGGCGCTGCTCGCGCACGCCGAACAGCGTGACAGGGGCGCGACGCAGCAACTGGCCAGCGCCAACTGGCCGGCGGCCGGCAACAACCTGTATGTACCGATGGGCATCCTGCGTTATATCGGGCCGGGTTGTGCCATCGAGTATGGCGACAAGGCCGAGCGCGATGCCTGGGATGCGATGAAGTACGCGCTGGAGCATCTTGAATTCAGCAGGATTGCGGCCGCGCATTCTGCTGACGGGCGCTACCTGCACTGTGTCTGTCAGGCCGGGACCTGTGCCACGGAGTGA
- a CDS encoding sensor histidine kinase, with protein MRYLALLALTCLLGACGAAATSPLTRALTHAELLTLPPQAGTFTPPPPRLDTPLPETGWTPVTLPHSLPRDVTPLEHGPSVYTTWYRFALDAAQQQAHTPLFLYLPRWQTVGQVALYGDGSLLWRSRGDPVWNGFNRPVWVPLDPLDGGPRPATLLLRMDSTPGFGGGITRVWVGSEEDLIWSYRARLVLQNLLPPAIAVVYLVLALFGLSLWRPGRSEWLAPLFFIASLLYLVRVLHFTGPLDTRLVSSAWFGWLTVNSVGWLVVVSLVFNFWLCRRRYRLMERLMLLGMLCATLATLPGLASSTTTAALANLSYGLVLLMTAIAIPLLLWTAVRGRDRLALALACLNIAGVPLAVHDILLMNYQLSLERLYLHIYSVGAFFLLLWYILNRRFQEGFRAMEQGQLLLTRTLAAREAELAESYRQLREIERRDVLTGERQRLMQDMHDGLGASLTGALRMIEHGQCNNDHLGEVLRECIEALKLTIDSLEPVEADLGLLLGTLRFRMQPRLEAAGLSVRWHIEALPPLAWLTPGSALHVLRVVQEAITNVIKHAQADTLWLSASANADSVQVQISDNGIGLPAQPVSSGRGLTNMRHRAAALGAQAAWTARPEGGTRFTLTLPAHSVAQVPA; from the coding sequence GTGAGATACCTGGCGCTGCTGGCCCTGACCTGCCTGCTGGGCGCCTGTGGCGCGGCCGCCACCAGCCCGCTGACCCGTGCCCTGACCCACGCCGAACTACTGACGCTGCCACCGCAGGCCGGCACCTTCACGCCGCCGCCTCCCCGGCTGGACACACCGCTGCCGGAGACAGGCTGGACGCCGGTCACCCTGCCCCATTCCCTGCCCCGTGACGTGACGCCACTGGAACACGGCCCGAGTGTCTACACCACCTGGTACCGGTTTGCACTCGACGCAGCCCAGCAACAGGCGCATACGCCGCTGTTCCTCTATTTGCCACGCTGGCAGACCGTGGGGCAGGTGGCGCTCTACGGCGACGGCTCCCTGCTCTGGCGCTCCCGGGGTGACCCGGTCTGGAACGGTTTCAACCGGCCCGTCTGGGTGCCGCTGGACCCGCTGGACGGTGGCCCGCGCCCGGCCACTCTGTTGCTGCGCATGGACAGCACGCCCGGCTTCGGCGGCGGCATCACCCGCGTCTGGGTCGGCAGCGAGGAGGATCTGATCTGGTCCTACCGCGCTCGCCTGGTGTTGCAGAACCTGCTGCCGCCGGCCATCGCGGTCGTCTATCTGGTGCTGGCGCTGTTCGGCCTGAGCCTGTGGCGGCCGGGCCGCAGCGAGTGGCTGGCGCCGCTGTTCTTTATCGCTTCCCTGCTTTATCTGGTGCGGGTACTGCACTTCACCGGGCCGCTGGACACGCGGCTGGTCAGTTCGGCATGGTTCGGCTGGCTGACCGTGAACAGTGTCGGCTGGCTGGTGGTGGTGAGCCTGGTCTTCAACTTCTGGCTGTGCCGGCGGCGCTATCGCCTGATGGAACGGCTGATGCTGCTGGGCATGCTCTGCGCCACGCTGGCCACCCTGCCGGGGCTGGCGTCGTCCACCACCACGGCGGCCCTGGCCAATCTCAGTTACGGCCTGGTGCTGCTGATGACGGCCATCGCCATTCCGCTGCTGCTGTGGACGGCGGTGCGTGGCCGCGACCGGCTGGCGCTGGCGCTGGCCTGCCTGAATATCGCCGGTGTGCCGCTGGCGGTGCACGACATCCTGCTGATGAATTACCAGCTCAGCCTGGAGCGGCTGTATCTGCATATCTATTCCGTGGGGGCGTTCTTCCTGTTGCTCTGGTACATCCTCAACCGGCGTTTCCAGGAAGGTTTCAGGGCGATGGAACAGGGCCAGTTGCTGCTCACGCGCACGCTCGCCGCGCGCGAAGCGGAACTGGCGGAAAGTTACCGGCAATTGCGCGAAATAGAACGCCGTGACGTGCTCACCGGCGAACGCCAGCGGCTGATGCAGGACATGCACGACGGCCTCGGTGCCTCACTCACCGGCGCGCTGCGCATGATCGAGCACGGCCAGTGCAACAACGATCATCTCGGCGAAGTGCTGCGCGAATGCATCGAGGCGCTCAAGCTCACCATCGATTCGCTGGAGCCCGTGGAGGCCGATCTCGGGTTACTGCTCGGCACCCTGCGCTTTCGCATGCAGCCACGGCTGGAAGCGGCCGGCCTGTCGGTGCGCTGGCACATTGAGGCACTGCCTCCGCTGGCCTGGCTGACACCGGGCAGCGCACTGCATGTCCTGCGCGTTGTGCAGGAGGCAATCACCAATGTCATCAAGCACGCGCAGGCCGATACCCTCTGGCTCAGCGCCAGTGCGAATGCCGACAGCGTGCAGGTGCAGATCAGCGACAACGGCATCGGCCTGCCCGCACAACCGGTGTCGTCCGGGCGCGGGCTGACCAATATGCGTCATCGCGCTGCCGCCCTCGGCGCGCAGGCGGCGTGGACCGCACGGCCCGAAGGCGGCACGCGTTTTACCCTTACGCTGCCAGCTCACTCCGTGGCACAGGTCCCGGCCTGA